In Topomyia yanbarensis strain Yona2022 chromosome 2, ASM3024719v1, whole genome shotgun sequence, one DNA window encodes the following:
- the LOC131681926 gene encoding glucoside xylosyltransferase 2, translating into MKVHRYLAVLVLTSFILIWYYILRVNNGFLNGFNLGSNSSFSGVAFARKSNPRPMVNGTEIAIVVVACGERHNEALNMIKSAIMFNRNQSPLKFVVVAENQLKQNFIEKLTDWQEINDNIFTFEIHSLTFPKANKDEWKKLFKPCAAQRLFLPSLLTHIDSVLYVDSDTVFLSPVEQLWSMFRNFNASQFAGMAPEHEDKNAGWYNRFARHPYYGDLGVNSGVMLMNLTRMRDFKWEQHIMPIYKEYRLKLVWGDQDIINILFHHHPDRLYVFPCDWNYRADHCMYMSVCEAPDGVKIIHGNRGYFHSLVQPIFNLIYTTIEEYAFRTDIHSNFIRTIEDSLVLPSNSNCDKLLDKFLQNPRKYFKQNQYVEDT; encoded by the exons ATGAAAGTTCACAGATACTTGGCGGTGCTAGTGCTCACTTCCTTCATTCTAATTTGGTACTATATTTTGCGAGTAAACAATGGGTTTCTTAATGGGTTCAATCTGGGATCAAACTCCAGTTTCAGTGGCGTTGCTTTTGCACGAAAAAG CAATCCACGTCCAATGGTCAACGGTACGGAGATAGCAATTGTAGTGGTGGCTTGCGGGGAACGTCACAATGAGGCATTGAACATGATTAAATCGGCGATCATGTTTAATCGGAACCAATCCCCTTTAAAATTTGTTGTAGTGGCAGAGAATCAATTGAAGCAAAATTTTATAGAAAAGTTAACCGACTGGCAAGAAATAAATGACAATATCTTTACTTTTGAGATACACTCGCTCACATTTCCTAAAGCAAACAAGGACGAATGGAAGAAGTTATTTAAGCCATGCGCTGCACAAAGACTGTTTTTACCG TCTTTGCTAACACACATCGATTCAGTATTATACGTGGACTCTGACACGGTATTTCTGTCGCCGGTCGAACAGCTGTGGTCCATGTTTCGGAATTTTAACGCCTCGCAGTTTGCCGGAATGGCACCGGAACACGAAGATAAAAATGCCGGATGGTACAACCGTTTTGCCCGTCATCCATACTACGGGGACTTGGGTGTTAACTCGGGTGTAATGTTGATGAATCTCACACGGATGCGAGATTTTAAATGGGAACAGCACATCATGCCTATCTACAAAGAGTACCGTTTGAAGTTGGTGTGGGGTGATCAAGACATTATAAACATCCTCTTCCATCATCATCCGGATCGATTGTATGTATTTCCGTGTGACTGGAATTACCGAGCCGATCACTGCATGTATATGAGCGTTTGCGAGGCACCGGATGGGGTGAAAATAATACACGGGAACCGAGGTTATTTTCACTCGCTGGTACAGCCTATCTTCAATTTAATCTATACCACGATCGAAGAGTACGCGTTTCGAACCGACATTCATTCCAATTTTATTCGTACAATCGAAGACTCGCTGGTGCTGCCGAGTAATTCAAACTGTGATAAGTTGCTGGACAAGTTTTTGCAAAACCCGAGGAAGTATTTTAAACAGAACCAGTATGTCGAGGATACTTAA